The following nucleotide sequence is from Podospora bellae-mahoneyi strain CBS 112042 chromosome 1 map unlocalized CBS112042p_1, whole genome shotgun sequence.
CCCGGGTTGTCCAGGACGCACCCACGGTATTTGGCTAAGCAATGCTCAGATCAAGTTTCTTCCCGGTTCAAAAGTGTGTTGACATAACCTCACAGTTAATTTGCTTGGGAAGGCGGGTATAATGTGGCAGATAAAGACATAAGGTCCGTTCTCGGGCAACACGGACGGCTCTTTCGGTACATATAAATTAACTATTCAAGTGTGCCCTTTCCCATGACATGGAACAAGCGACCAGCAGGCGGGGGACTATGCCCGAGCCCAGCGAGCTCCGTGAACGGCAGGCAGGCATAAAAAACATTTCCGCTATGCTGTTCTGATGCCGACTGGGCAGAAACAAAAGCGTTTCGTGAGGTATCCTCGGCGGCCAGGGCCTTGAAAACTAAAAAGACAGGGCCTTTCCGGAAAGGTTGACCGGTAGTCATGACATGTCACCGCTCACGTCAACACCAGTACTCGTCCCTGATCTCGCCATGCCGCTGGCTGATTCTCGACTGGTGTTTCGGCATCGGCGTCAATACCACCAGGTGCAGGGGCCCGTTGGAGTTGCAGTCTCTCTCGGACCAAGGAGGTACCAGCATATCCTGATGCCACACCCATGGAGCCACATCACACACCTCTACCGGCTACTTGCCCACCGTGATCGTGTAAGAGCCAGCTGTCAAGGCTGCATGCCGGGCATTTGCGGCAAGCCCTCATTGAACACCACAGCGCCCTGCTGGacaagtttttttttctttcttgctgGATAGCAAGCGATAGCGCTGACATCAATGGCTCACCGCACTACAACACAATTTGTTCACGACAACGCATCCTGCAAAGCGGCATCTGGATATTTTGCAAGCTTCGGCATTGTATTTGCCCTCTACACTTCGAAACCTATAATTACCCGGCCCTGGacttggggaggaggctggagcttcttgagcaCCCCTGTTCTTCCGATTTCTTGAAGTTGTGGGCAGCGGGCTCGAGTGTCTCGCAGGGCGCCCCGGCACCCTGGTATCCCAGCAATACCCCGGGCTCCCAGCATCCAGGATCAGGGGCATTCAGGATTTTGAAGAGAAGCGGAGCAGTGACAGAATTTCAAAGCTCCCACACTCTCTGCACAAGGAagggcacacacacacacacacacacacaaacagGAGGACGAAGGCTGCAAGGCCCAGGCAGTTCGTCACTTTCACCACGCTCATTTTGCTCCCACGGAACACACACGCCCTGGGGTTGGGGCTCGTGAAAGGCTGGAGCTCAGACCTCATGGTCCCCTGTCTCATCCTGGTGTGCTCGTTCATCGTCAACGGCAGTCCGGGAACCCCCGGCAAGCCTCATGGGCATGGGGACTTGCAGCTAATAAAGGCCGCCGAGAATTAGCAAATCCGACTCTGTTTTTGCGCTGGGCGGGCCAGTGCGTccggggggtgggagtgtgggagggggaaagcaACACCAGGGTAGGtaaggaggaggaccagGAGGGGGGTGGCATCTCCTGCGGAAGACGGAGCAACAGagcgcaaaaaaaaaaaaaaggtaaaaagaGTTCTGACGACGGGTGGTGGCCAGGGGCGGGCAGGCAATTTTCGAAAAAAGTAGTGGACAGCATAACTGCATGAGGGAGGTTGACACCAGCCTGTAGGGTGCGGATTAATTGGCAGCAATAATTGGGGCCTAGTAGCAGCACTGCAGCAGCTAGCAGTAACGCTGTCTCCACCCGAGGGTCGACTTTGGACGCTCGCTTGCCTTTCCAATCTCTCGCAAGTCAGTCCCAGGTcgccttttctctctttttttttctcgtcCCGTCGTGTACGGGGTGTCTGTCGCTGTCGCGTTTCTTAATACCTGGGTAGTGTGTTATTATTATTAtgccccttcctcccatcccaactcGTCCCGTCTCGTCcgtctcttctcttctcctctcctctcctcctttccaTTGCTTCCCGTCCGATCCGCCCGCCTCTTATACTACGTACCTCTCCCAAGGTTGACGCCGTAGCTGGTCCTTGGTTGTGTGTGCCCGCCCGTCGCTCTCGCTCTTGGCTTTCTCTGGTACCATCCGCTGGTGAAGTCGGTCGTTGTGAAAATCACTtatcattttttttttgtttttttgtttacTTTTACCCATACTCATCTGTTCTTGTTCTTTCATGCgtacctctcctcctcggtttTACAAGTGTCGCTGGCGGTCCCGCTGTGGTTCCCCGATCCGATAATAAGAGAGACCTGACACACACGACGGTACGGTACATACCTATCACACCTGAACGGGCTGTGTGTGCAAACGAACGACGGGACGCTGGAGTAGCCAACACGCAGTAGGGCAACACACACCAGACAGAGAGAAAAGATAAAACAAACCTGTTTTCTTAGATAcatatctctctctctctctctctctctctctctctctgtctctccctctccctctccctctctctctctcaggCTGCTGCCGCTCGCCGGTGCTCTTTAGTGATCCGATCAgccacctgcacctccaccagGACATACCTCTAGCTAGAAAACCGAACAAGAGAATCCGGCATGTACGAACAAGACCCAGCAGCCCAGTTCGTCCATCAAGTGTCGGCTGGATACTCGCTGCCCCAGACGTTGCCCCAGTACACATTCGATGAGACACCGTTGCGCTTAACGGACCGGCGTGGACgcggtggtggatatggCGGGCTGGGAGGGCCTGGGGTAGGAGGCGCGGCCGGCAGGTCCCTGCTTTATTCACCCATTTTCAGCACGCCAGCAAGCGCCAACGCCACGGGCGTCGGCCCCGCATCTTCTGCCGCCGGCCACTTCAACTTCCACACCACCTCTGCAACCTCCGCCTCTGCCCTCACCTCGTCCGTCCCCGCTACCACACATCACCGGTCCTCGCCACCGCATTTCGCCATTCAAAAAATGGAGCCAAATCCCGAGGATCTAGTCGCCCAGGAGGCGGCCGCCCGGGAATTCCAACCCCAGCTCGAGGTATGCTGCTTGTCCCTCCGGGCCCCCTGAACAACTAAAAATCATATATGCTCACCACCGTCTCTCTCCCGCGCGTACAGGGCCCATTCGTAGGCGAAAAGACGCCCAGCTCCGCCATCACGAGCGAATATGCCAAGGCCGATCCGGTATACATCCAGAAGACGGCGGTACGTGCATGCATGCTGTCTCTATGCCTCGGACGATTTAGCTGACATGGCTTGACAGGTGTTACCCCGGACTTACTCGCATTACCGCCCGATCCAAGGTGACGGGAACTGTGGCTGGCGGGGTGAGTCGGCGATTTTCcttttctgcttcttcgAGATTCCCAACGAGCACATTCCGGGCATTTATGCTGACTGCCTCCTGCAGCCATTGCCTTTGGCTACTTCGAGACGCTGGTAAAAGGCGGCAACAAGGGCCAGATCGAAGCCGAGAAGCTACGTCTGGAGGGTCTCAACAGCTACATCGAGACCATTGGCGGCCACTCCCCATATGTCTATACTGACTTTGTCGAGGAGACAttgctcctccttgaccagGTTGCCGCCCTTGCCGGTGACCCTGAGCAGGCCATGAGAGAGGTATATGCGACCTTCAACGACTCCGAGATTGGCAACGCCATCATGTACCACTTTCGCCTGCTGGCGAGTTCATACCTGAAGGGCAACCAGGATACGTATGGCGCTTTCGTCACGGACGAGGCAGGTGTGCAGGGTTATTGCAGCAACGTCCTGGAGCGTCATCAGGTCGAGATTGACCACCTTGGTGTCTCGTTACTGGTCGATGTGCTTCTCAAGCCTGtcggttttgttttggaagTGGCTTACCTTGACCGCAGTCCTGGCTCCGAAGTCAATTC
It contains:
- a CDS encoding uncharacterized protein (COG:O; MEROPS:MER0029056; EggNog:ENOG503NZ2J), which translates into the protein MYEQDPAAQFVHQVSAGYSLPQTLPQYTFDETPLRLTDRRGRGGGYGGLGGPGVGGAAGRSLLYSPIFSTPASANATGVGPASSAAGHFNFHTTSATSASALTSSVPATTHHRSSPPHFAIQKMEPNPEDLVAQEAAAREFQPQLEGPFVGEKTPSSAITSEYAKADPVYIQKTAVLPRTYSHYRPIQGDGNCGWRAIAFGYFETLVKGGNKGQIEAEKLRLEGLNSYIETIGGHSPYVYTDFVEETLLLLDQVAALAGDPEQAMREVYATFNDSEIGNAIMYHFRLLASSYLKGNQDTYGAFVTDEAGVQGYCSNVLERHQVEIDHLGVSLLVDVLLKPVGFVLEVAYLDRSPGSEVNSYRFPEEARDRHPSTLGPIIYLLFRPDHYDLLYVAEPEPIPEPVTVQVHRVAFSPTYDIASAPVSMPSYGINMGVLGMLPGFHGPPPGLAPTLLDTSPSPLSAYSPSPTSTWMTPPFAEPPQQAPPVSVAVQAAPVPMSLPIHTAPAVAPAAPLQTHPLRFSEYCQLPEYVENDTWREPSFQTSTFRNSHFNVAHYNNPNFQPEEYRPEAEDYEGPQRGNGKKRASV